A window of the Cystobacter fuscus genome harbors these coding sequences:
- a CDS encoding tetratricopeptide repeat protein, translated as MAEKSEKMTKQELTAQDAFQLYGAEASDWLMKRQQLIGATLGVLLVGGLIAATVHYFSSRGEEKASKQLGQALTVLERPVVTGVDLQPAEAGQEPPFKSEKEKDEAIVKALSDFRAEHGSSDAAVTAALPLGKAQYRLGNYDGALASFDEYIAKGEKNEPLMVSAREGQGYAHEAKGQLDQALASFQEMAKLDAGGFLQGMGQYHQARILVAQGKKDEAAQLLADLKSTQTNTAAGRLATERLAVLAAEGVKIPEPKAAPAATQDAG; from the coding sequence GTGGCCGAAAAGTCCGAGAAGATGACGAAGCAGGAGCTGACCGCGCAGGACGCCTTCCAGCTCTATGGCGCCGAGGCGAGTGACTGGCTGATGAAGCGGCAGCAACTCATCGGCGCCACGCTGGGCGTGCTGCTGGTGGGAGGGCTCATCGCCGCGACGGTGCATTACTTCTCCAGCCGCGGCGAGGAGAAGGCCTCCAAGCAACTGGGCCAGGCACTGACGGTGCTCGAGCGGCCGGTGGTGACCGGGGTGGATCTCCAACCGGCGGAGGCGGGGCAGGAGCCGCCCTTCAAGTCGGAGAAGGAGAAGGACGAGGCGATCGTCAAGGCGCTGAGCGACTTCCGCGCGGAGCACGGGAGTTCGGACGCGGCGGTGACGGCGGCGCTGCCCCTGGGCAAGGCGCAGTACCGGCTGGGCAACTACGACGGGGCGCTCGCCTCCTTCGACGAGTACATCGCCAAGGGCGAGAAGAACGAGCCGCTGATGGTGTCGGCGCGCGAGGGCCAGGGCTATGCCCACGAGGCCAAGGGGCAGCTCGACCAGGCGCTCGCGTCGTTCCAGGAGATGGCGAAGCTGGACGCGGGGGGCTTCCTGCAGGGCATGGGGCAGTACCACCAGGCGCGCATCCTCGTGGCCCAGGGCAAGAAGGACGAGGCGGCGCAGTTGCTGGCGGACCTGAAGTCGACCCAGACGAACACGGCGGCGGGACGGCTCGCCACCGAGCGGCTGGCGGTGCTCGCGGCCGAGGGCGTGAAGATTCCCGAGCCGAAGGCTGCTCCGGCCGCGACCCAGGACGCGGGGTAG
- the der gene encoding ribosome biogenesis GTPase Der: MKPLVAIVGRPNVGKSTLFNRLARRRIALVEDIPGVTRDRHYWDVECEGRFITIIDTGGFVPGEKDSLLQQVREQAQLAVEECDAIVFVTDARAGLTTADQEVAAYLRQSGKPVVVAANKLDSESQLVQAHASEFFRLGLGEVFPISAEHGLGVGTMMEAVVGKLPPMDDEELAAKAFAETALDEPATEADEAAFGYVPEGEEGEDGEGDEDGEEGEAPAATPLGAKQEEDEEEERPIRIAIIGRPNVGKSTLVNALLKEKRVVASEVPGTTRDPIDSELKYKDRQVILTDTAGIRRKKTIAHRLEKFSVVAALKSMERSDVAVLLMDATEPAVDQDAKLAGLAEEKGRALVIVVNKWDLISTDQRKQEIFREELKYALKFVHYAPIVFTSALTGSKVEKVLELAVELADQFRYRSPTPQLNRLLKHIEESHPAPIVGRGPLRVYYMAQVGTAPPTFAITCNRPEGVPDMYRRYITNQLRKTFDLRVPIRLLFRERPGQEKRAARKRPKQTGKR; the protein is encoded by the coding sequence ATGAAGCCTCTGGTCGCCATCGTGGGACGCCCCAACGTGGGCAAGTCCACGCTCTTCAATCGCCTCGCCCGGCGCCGCATCGCCCTGGTGGAGGACATCCCCGGAGTCACCCGCGACCGGCATTACTGGGACGTGGAGTGCGAGGGCCGGTTCATCACCATCATCGACACGGGCGGCTTCGTGCCCGGGGAGAAGGACTCGCTCCTGCAGCAGGTGCGCGAGCAGGCGCAGCTCGCGGTGGAGGAGTGTGACGCCATCGTCTTCGTGACGGACGCGCGCGCGGGCCTGACCACGGCGGACCAGGAGGTGGCCGCCTACCTGCGCCAGAGCGGCAAGCCCGTGGTGGTGGCCGCCAACAAGCTCGACAGCGAGTCACAGCTCGTCCAGGCGCACGCCTCGGAGTTCTTCCGGCTGGGCCTGGGCGAGGTGTTCCCCATCTCCGCCGAGCATGGCCTGGGCGTGGGCACGATGATGGAGGCCGTCGTGGGCAAGCTGCCGCCCATGGACGACGAGGAACTGGCCGCCAAGGCCTTCGCCGAGACGGCGCTCGACGAGCCGGCGACGGAAGCCGACGAGGCGGCGTTCGGGTACGTGCCGGAAGGGGAGGAAGGCGAGGACGGGGAAGGGGACGAGGACGGGGAGGAGGGCGAGGCCCCGGCGGCGACCCCCCTCGGGGCGAAGCAGGAGGAGGACGAGGAGGAGGAGCGGCCCATCCGGATCGCCATCATCGGCCGGCCCAACGTGGGCAAGAGCACCCTGGTCAACGCGCTGCTCAAGGAGAAGCGCGTGGTGGCCAGCGAGGTGCCGGGGACGACGCGGGATCCCATCGACTCGGAGCTCAAGTACAAGGACCGGCAGGTCATCCTGACGGACACCGCGGGCATCCGGCGCAAGAAGACGATCGCCCACCGGCTGGAGAAGTTCTCGGTGGTGGCGGCGCTCAAGTCCATGGAGCGCAGCGACGTGGCGGTGCTGCTGATGGACGCCACCGAGCCCGCGGTGGACCAGGACGCCAAGCTGGCGGGCCTGGCCGAGGAGAAGGGCCGCGCGCTGGTCATCGTGGTGAACAAGTGGGATCTCATCAGCACGGATCAGCGCAAGCAGGAGATCTTCCGCGAGGAGCTCAAGTACGCGCTGAAGTTCGTGCACTACGCGCCCATTGTCTTCACCTCGGCGCTCACCGGCTCCAAGGTGGAGAAGGTGTTGGAGCTGGCGGTGGAACTGGCCGACCAGTTCCGCTACCGCTCGCCCACCCCCCAGCTCAACCGGCTGCTCAAGCACATCGAGGAGAGCCACCCGGCGCCCATCGTGGGGCGGGGGCCGCTGCGGGTGTACTACATGGCCCAGGTGGGCACGGCACCGCCCACCTTCGCCATCACCTGCAACCGGCCGGAAGGGGTGCCGGACATGTACCGGCGCTACATCACCAACCAGTTGCGCAAGACGTTCGACTTGCGCGTCCCCATCCGCCTGCTTTTCCGCGAGCGGCCGGGGCAAGAGAAGCGAGCGGCCCGCAAGAGGCCGAAGCAGACCGGGAAGCGATAG
- the era gene encoding GTPase Era codes for MPPPTHRSGFAALIGRPNVGKSTLLNQLTGEKLAIVSPKPQTTRNRILGVVTRPEGQVAFLDTPGIHQAKGELNRYMVEVALQAADEVDLVLFVIEPTGTEKQEVSPGNRHILERLQKTGKPTFLVINKIDTIPKPVLLPLIDLYRREFPFAEVIPISAKEDDGVEGLFQTVLRHMPEGEPLFPEDVLTDQAEKTLVAEYIREQVLRHCRQEIPYSTAVLVDFFDESEREPPPGTPPGKLAGLIRISGSIYVERDSQKAIIIGKQGQMLKTIGTDARKAIQRLLGAHVYLSLRVRVEPRWSERPEGLKKLGYE; via the coding sequence ATGCCTCCTCCCACCCACCGCAGCGGCTTCGCCGCGCTCATCGGCCGTCCCAATGTGGGCAAGAGCACGCTGCTCAATCAGCTGACGGGCGAGAAGCTCGCCATCGTCTCGCCCAAGCCGCAGACCACCCGCAACCGCATCCTGGGCGTGGTGACGCGACCGGAGGGCCAGGTGGCCTTCCTCGACACCCCGGGCATCCACCAGGCCAAGGGGGAGCTCAACCGGTACATGGTGGAGGTGGCCCTGCAGGCCGCGGACGAGGTGGACCTGGTCCTCTTCGTCATCGAGCCCACGGGCACGGAGAAGCAGGAGGTGAGTCCGGGCAACCGCCACATCCTCGAGCGGCTGCAGAAGACGGGCAAGCCCACCTTCCTCGTCATCAACAAGATCGACACCATTCCCAAGCCGGTGCTCCTGCCGCTCATCGACCTGTACCGCCGGGAGTTCCCCTTCGCCGAGGTGATTCCCATCTCCGCCAAGGAGGACGACGGGGTGGAGGGCCTGTTCCAGACGGTGCTGCGGCACATGCCCGAGGGTGAGCCCTTGTTTCCCGAGGACGTGCTCACGGACCAGGCGGAGAAGACGCTGGTGGCCGAGTACATCCGCGAGCAGGTGTTGCGGCATTGCCGCCAGGAGATTCCCTATTCCACGGCGGTGCTGGTGGACTTCTTCGACGAGTCCGAGCGCGAGCCGCCACCGGGCACGCCGCCGGGCAAGCTCGCGGGGCTCATCCGGATTTCGGGCTCCATCTACGTGGAGCGGGACAGTCAGAAGGCCATCATCATCGGCAAGCAGGGCCAGATGTTGAAGACGATCGGTACGGACGCGCGCAAGGCCATCCAGCGGCTCTTGGGGGCGCATGTGTACCTCTCGCTCCGGGTGCGCGTGGAGCCCCGGTGGAGCGAGCGGCCCGAGGGCCTCAAGAAGCTGGGTTACGAGTAG
- the rnc gene encoding ribonuclease III, whose protein sequence is MTLPPAERVKTLEARLGVVFPRAELALTALTHKSWVNEHRGEGFQDNERLEFLGDAVVNLAVGHRLMERFPQMREGELTPLRARIVNEDGLSRIARRLALGELLLLGRGEELSGGRDKSSLLANALEAIFAALYLEAGLAPVMGLVDRHFAEALDGVAQALSRLDYKTKLQETAQEQLKVTPRYQCISEAGPDHEKVFEVQVSLGPDVYARATGRSKKEAEQNAAHAALKWLARGEKPEPPDSPANSGPKEDRPG, encoded by the coding sequence ATGACACTGCCGCCCGCCGAGCGGGTGAAGACCCTGGAGGCGCGCCTGGGGGTGGTGTTCCCCCGCGCGGAGCTGGCGCTCACCGCGCTCACGCACAAGAGCTGGGTCAACGAGCACCGGGGCGAGGGATTCCAGGACAACGAGCGGCTGGAATTCCTCGGGGACGCGGTGGTCAACCTGGCGGTGGGCCACCGGCTCATGGAGCGCTTTCCCCAGATGCGGGAAGGGGAGCTCACGCCGCTGCGCGCCCGCATCGTCAACGAGGATGGCCTGTCGCGCATCGCGCGCCGCCTGGCGCTGGGTGAGCTGCTGCTGCTCGGACGGGGTGAGGAGCTCAGTGGGGGCCGGGACAAGAGCTCGCTCCTGGCCAACGCGCTGGAGGCGATCTTCGCCGCGCTCTACCTCGAGGCGGGCCTGGCGCCGGTGATGGGGCTGGTGGATCGGCACTTCGCCGAGGCCCTGGATGGCGTGGCCCAGGCGCTCAGCCGGCTGGACTACAAGACGAAGCTGCAGGAGACGGCCCAGGAGCAGCTCAAGGTCACGCCCCGCTATCAGTGCATCTCGGAGGCGGGCCCCGACCACGAGAAGGTCTTCGAGGTGCAGGTGTCGCTGGGGCCGGACGTGTACGCGCGCGCCACGGGCCGTAGCAAGAAGGAGGCCGAGCAGAACGCCGCCCATGCCGCCCTGAAGTGGCTGGCACGGGGGGAAAAGCCGGAACCTCCGGATTCCCCGGCGAATTCCGGTCCGAAGGAGGACAGACCGGGTTGA